The proteins below are encoded in one region of Candidatus Krumholzibacteriota bacterium:
- a CDS encoding S9 family peptidase produces MTSRIRTAAALAFVAAALLFVAAPAATAEEGAVVGIRSWLALGPYPLPLPAFADEEKTPPDAAFLLSWTGVDPSKTLPREQAAVEAPGWRAVWTAVEADSGGATFSAPADVPAAVWLAAWVEVSRWTEVEFRASATRPFELIVDGTGIITKKSAGGGEEKGTAKLARGAHLVLVRTVAVPSDTLPPWQIDASVSARGGAPAPVASISPRRTLRIGDIIDAPRVDRVGISPDGSLVAALVSRFVDGEKGRETRLEIRRFGDGSLVRTIIDVDGLSSASWAPDGAVLSWTIRDGKKGTIRAIDVESGEVTTIVEGIEHLGGHAWAPDNSYVVYSVNEPPAPDATGVKRLRGLYDRRDGARSRSYLCLAAVPGGATRRLTAGRHDAHLACIHPDGQTLLFTRYIEELGERPFGRIELVRFDVANGETEILWSGHWLGSVSYSPDGSRILATGGPSTFGDAGVAVPPGTIPNDYDGQAFIVDAETMDVEPITRDFDPAVVAAVWSRADGRIYLKAEEGEYVRLYRYDPSKKRFDRIETGVEVVGTWDLAGKATASVYVGSGAGSPPRLYALDLRRGKPRLLFDPAADLFADVRIGHVEPWNFDASSGKTIVGRVHYPPDFDAEKIWPCIVYYYGGTSPVDRSFGGRYPLDLWAAEGYVVYCLQPSGATGFGQEFSARHVNDWGKTTAGEIIEGAGKFLEAHPFVDPHRVGCIGASFGGFMTQLVVTRTDLFAAAVSHAGISMIASYWGEGYWGFGYNAVAAANSFPWNRRDIYVDQSPLFAADRVRTPLLLLHGASDTNVPPGESEQMYTALKLLGRPVEYIKFDGQNHFILDHDKRVAWSNAIVAWFDRWLKDEPAWWNDMYPPDETGGPPPPRPMEAKRIELSGGGAVLLGEVTRDDLFSVDPGWDEEYAVYEPDPDHAAAIGDHVYDAGFVVVLGSWCADSRREVPRLWKILDAFDYPLSEISMYAVASSRHTTAMGFDVRDLAWSDAVKRYFDVERVATIIVKRNGKEIGRIVETPDESIDADLARILAGTNGTAK; encoded by the coding sequence GCGGGCCGTCTGGACGGCGGTCGAGGCGGATTCCGGCGGCGCCACTTTTTCCGCGCCGGCTGACGTCCCGGCGGCGGTCTGGCTCGCCGCCTGGGTCGAGGTCTCCCGCTGGACGGAGGTCGAGTTCCGCGCCTCCGCCACCCGCCCCTTCGAGCTCATCGTCGACGGCACGGGCATCATCACGAAGAAAAGCGCCGGCGGCGGGGAGGAGAAGGGCACGGCCAAGCTCGCCCGCGGCGCACACCTCGTCCTCGTCCGCACCGTCGCCGTCCCCTCCGACACGCTGCCCCCCTGGCAGATCGACGCGTCCGTCTCGGCCCGCGGCGGCGCCCCCGCGCCTGTCGCTTCGATCTCCCCGCGGCGGACCCTCCGCATCGGCGACATCATCGACGCTCCCCGCGTGGACCGCGTCGGGATCTCTCCCGACGGCTCGCTCGTCGCGGCGCTCGTCTCCCGTTTCGTCGACGGGGAGAAGGGGCGCGAGACGCGCCTCGAGATCCGCCGGTTCGGGGACGGATCGCTCGTGCGCACGATCATCGACGTCGACGGCCTCTCCTCGGCGTCATGGGCGCCCGACGGCGCCGTCCTTTCCTGGACAATCCGCGACGGCAAGAAGGGGACGATCCGCGCGATCGACGTCGAAAGCGGCGAGGTCACGACGATCGTCGAGGGAATCGAGCACCTCGGCGGCCATGCCTGGGCGCCCGACAACTCCTACGTCGTCTACTCGGTGAACGAGCCCCCCGCCCCCGACGCGACCGGCGTCAAGCGTCTGCGCGGTCTCTACGACCGCCGTGACGGGGCGCGGAGCCGGTCCTACCTCTGCCTCGCCGCCGTCCCCGGCGGCGCGACCCGCCGTCTGACCGCCGGCAGGCACGACGCCCATCTCGCCTGCATCCACCCCGACGGGCAAACGCTCCTCTTCACGAGGTACATCGAGGAGCTCGGCGAGCGTCCCTTTGGCCGTATCGAGCTCGTGCGCTTCGACGTGGCGAACGGCGAAACGGAGATACTCTGGAGCGGCCACTGGCTCGGCTCGGTCTCCTACTCCCCCGACGGCTCGCGGATCCTGGCGACCGGCGGGCCGTCGACCTTCGGGGACGCCGGCGTCGCCGTGCCCCCCGGCACGATCCCCAACGACTACGACGGCCAGGCGTTCATCGTCGACGCCGAAACGATGGACGTCGAGCCGATCACGCGCGACTTCGACCCGGCCGTCGTCGCCGCCGTCTGGTCGCGTGCCGACGGACGCATCTACCTGAAGGCCGAGGAGGGCGAGTACGTCCGCCTCTACCGCTACGACCCCTCGAAGAAACGTTTCGACCGGATCGAGACGGGCGTCGAGGTCGTCGGGACGTGGGACCTCGCCGGGAAGGCGACGGCGTCGGTCTACGTCGGGTCGGGCGCGGGATCGCCCCCCCGGCTCTACGCCCTCGACCTCAGGCGCGGCAAGCCGCGCCTCCTCTTCGACCCCGCCGCCGACCTCTTCGCCGACGTGCGGATCGGCCACGTCGAACCGTGGAATTTCGACGCCTCGTCGGGAAAGACGATCGTCGGCCGCGTCCACTACCCGCCCGATTTCGACGCGGAGAAGATCTGGCCGTGCATCGTCTACTACTACGGGGGCACCTCTCCGGTCGACCGCTCGTTCGGCGGCCGGTACCCCCTCGATCTCTGGGCCGCGGAAGGCTACGTCGTCTACTGCCTCCAGCCGAGCGGGGCGACGGGCTTCGGCCAGGAGTTCTCGGCCAGGCACGTCAACGACTGGGGCAAGACGACCGCCGGCGAGATCATCGAGGGCGCCGGGAAGTTCCTCGAGGCGCACCCCTTCGTCGACCCGCACCGCGTCGGCTGCATCGGCGCCTCCTTCGGCGGCTTCATGACGCAGCTCGTCGTGACGCGCACCGATCTCTTCGCGGCGGCCGTCTCGCACGCCGGCATCAGCATGATCGCGAGCTACTGGGGAGAGGGCTACTGGGGATTCGGCTACAACGCGGTCGCCGCGGCCAACAGCTTCCCGTGGAACCGGCGCGACATCTACGTCGATCAGAGCCCGCTCTTCGCCGCCGATCGCGTTCGCACCCCCCTGCTCCTCCTGCACGGCGCGAGCGACACGAACGTCCCGCCGGGCGAGAGCGAGCAGATGTACACCGCGCTGAAGCTCCTCGGGCGCCCCGTCGAGTACATCAAGTTCGACGGCCAGAACCACTTCATCCTCGACCACGACAAGCGTGTCGCCTGGTCGAACGCGATCGTCGCCTGGTTCGACCGCTGGCTGAAAGACGAGCCGGCGTGGTGGAACGACATGTATCCGCCCGACGAGACCGGCGGTCCGCCGCCGCCCCGGCCGATGGAGGCGAAACGGATCGAGCTCTCCGGCGGCGGAGCGGTCCTTCTCGGCGAGGTGACGCGCGATGATCTCTTCTCGGTCGACCCCGGCTGGGACGAGGAATACGCCGTCTACGAGCCCGATCCCGACCACGCCGCCGCAATCGGCGATCACGTCTACGACGCCGGATTCGTCGTCGTCCTCGGCTCGTGGTGCGCCGACTCGCGCCGCGAGGTGCCCCGCCTGTGGAAGATCCTCGACGCCTTCGATTACCCGCTCTCGGAGATCTCCATGTACGCGGTCGCCTCGTCGAGGCATACGACGGCGATGGGATTCGACGTCCGCGACCTCGCGTGGTCGGACGCGGTGAAGCGTTATTTCGACGTCGAGCGCGTGGCGACGATCATCGTGAAACGGAACGGGAAGGAGATCGGCCGCATCGTCGAGACCCCCGACGAGTCGATCGACGCCGACCTGGCGAGGATCCTCGCCGGAACGAACGGAACGGCGAAGTAG